DNA sequence from the Alosa alosa isolate M-15738 ecotype Scorff River chromosome 2, AALO_Geno_1.1, whole genome shotgun sequence genome:
TTTGTCAAAaaactgtctctcatcctgactgcgaaaactaagaaaatctgaaaaataagaaaaaaatcaaaccaattttttttttcactttttttgccctagttcatgcatttcacatgtctagacgtgaaataaaaaaacaatttggacaatatctgacagattttgaaatttgtcaaaaactgtctctcatcctgaccgctaaaactaagaaaatctgaaaaataagaaaaaatcaaaccaattttttttttttttttttttgccctagttcatgcatttcacatgtctagacgtgaaataaaaaaacaatttggacaatatctgatagattttgaaatttgtcaaaaactgtctctcatcctgaccaaaaactaagaaaatctgaaaataagaaaaaaatcaaaccaatttttttttttccttttttttgccctagttcatgcatttcacatgtctagacgtgaaataaaaaaacaatttggacaatatctgacagattttgaaatttttcaaaaaatattTCTCTTATCCTGACcacgaaaactaaaaaaatctgaagagtgagaaaaaaatcaaaccgattttttttcactttttttgccttagttcatgcatttcacatgtctagacgtgtaagtaaaaataatttggacaataatcaACAATCGGTCTTTCATCCttaccgcgaaaactaagaaaatcatAAGCTTTACGGCAATATGAATGGGATTTGTGACGTGAATTTGCTGTTATTTTAAGCCACTTGAAAGCAGATTTGACATTTTGCTGGAGGCAGTCTTCATATATTATTGTTGCCAGTTATCCAGGTTATGTCTTCAAGtggtaacactttctatgaaggtCACTGTTATAATGAGTTATGCATACATCCATAACTCCTTATAATGTTATCATAACTGTTGTTTAATGCATTataactatctatctataccaGATTATCATTATGGACCAAAAAGCCCAGGTCATTTTGTATAATACATTATACCTCCAATCCCTGCCTACTCATAACTACACATCCACTACACTGTGCTGAGATAACAATTATAACAACGTATGCTTAGTGATTTCAAGATGGAATAATACATTATACTCATTTTTAATGTGACATAGCATGTCTTTGCTTGCTTTAAGTAAAGTGTAAATATGTCCATTGTATACCAatataagatagatagatagatagatagatactttattgatccccagggaaaattcaagaacaacatcaacatcaacatcaacaagtCTCATTTGTTTGTGAACTATTATACACCACATTATAAGGtgttatatacagtatgcataaCTCATTATAACAGTGCccttcatagaaagtgttaccgTTATTTTACCAGTAATTACACCGTGTGCATATGTACTGGAACATAATGTTTGTGTTCATTTCAGCTGTTAATGATAGCTGGTATTTTAGCACACCGTAGTCTTTAGTAAACTGTCATTATTTTCAGTCttttgggggggggcagtgatgtagtactcgagtccggtctcggaCTCAAGTCCGGTCTCGAGTCCTGCTTTCTCGGACTCAACTcggacttgttccttcaaagactcggtcttgattCGGTCttggaccacagtgggaggagaaggactcgtaatttcagaccgagtcctcgagaccaccgcatttttttatgttcatataaaaaaaaatcgaaATGAAATTTCACGGCGCCCATGTCTTTGCCCCTTGTTGgtcttggtgcccccttctttcaatattctgctttgcgtccgttTAATAGCGATTAttatttagcctatagcctgtcaaaataatcttagcatcacagcgcaaactaattcagtcttacacagtggagaaaatgacagcgcatggcaagacagaaagtgcggcccaaattcacccattcttctcagttgaaatacTCCCAATCGctaagcctactcatcacacaggcacatgtatcacatcacatgaaagaactttttctcagcttttaaacaatgttagccactaattgctgtggtgaactcttcgcgagaaaagtaaataatataattacatttaatcataacgtctacataaggtgctacacccatctccctacccattcatctcggtggaatacttcacgaacccttcgttcaacacatgacaaaccatatatcagaataaacagcagaccttaccgaacacaaatgtgtaaagcagtcccctgtacagtaagccgttccagagtattccggttaaattaaaaatgtaatctgcagcaaggtctacattcatgtctccaactttggtctttaggtttcaaaagttgtttaaatcgttcttcatgatttcataacaggccaaatacaaaataaatgttacaaatattgcctagatataggtaaatattaaaatcagaggatatacagctgagtaagagtttgtgaaaggagtCTAGCATCTAGGATGCATCTAGGTTGCatcagtttcttaaagctgagctgtgcttaaattgttcaaaacatgattccataacaggccaaatataaaataaatataaatattaaatatagcctagacatctaaatatcagatgatcagatgatttacagttctatgtaatatgtcatgtttcatgtttttgtaatgtttcatacagtgattcaggtctactgctgtgaataggctaaatacaactttgattatttttatagcctactactgtatagttaactttggccttggtgccctgacatgtggcctttgtgccccccaccaaatatgcccaactgaaggccaagtggccttgcccctaaaatggtgaaatttcaagcctgggcctaactgttgattagtaattggggtgatattaaatcatgaatatgaaaactgacatgtttttatggtcttggtctcgactcggtctcaactcctaaaggactcggtcttgactcggtctcgacccttcaaagactcggtcttgtctcggactcggcataggcggtctcgtccccatcactggGGTTCCTACATATAAACCAAGATTAATTGACTCAAGCATAAGCAATTCAGTGGTGGATTCAATGTACAGGTGGAACAGCAGTGGCATAGCAGCCACCTGACAACTGGTCAGCCAGGGTTCCAATTTCAAACCATCAGTTGCTGCCCATCGGTTTTGTAAATACCATACCCCTCAGTTCCTCCAGATTTGCACAACACAGCAGGCATCTTCTCTACATAGTCATAAGATTGGTTTCTTAAAGTTGACATCATACATGGTCAAATCAGATTAAAAGTTAATTACATATTTCTGGGGGATTTTATAAGCTTTATAATACTCCAACTATCACGCTAAAACTTGTCGATATGAAGATACCATAGTCGCTTCGCATCCATCAATAGTATTGTAATGCAAATCTTGAGTACGTTGAGCAATCGGGGGAGGGGATAGAGGGAGTATAAGAAGAAAAGGGAAATGTTATCCAAGGTTCTTTTTATATTACTTTAAAAAGTTGAAGTGAAACAAAAATGCCAATGATTCTCTCGAGATTACGCTATAATCTATGCCATTTTTGTAGAGCATTGTTTTTTAGAAAAGTGAGCATAAACATATGTAAATATTCCTGGAAATATTCCAGATCTCAACCCACACTTTTAATGAGATGTAGTGCTTATCAATGTACAATGGTAGTGGTCATGTAGCACTAAGAAATTGTGCATGATTAGTATGATGTTGtcagtgtgggtttgtgtgtgtgtgtgtgtgtgtgtgtgtgtgtgtgtgtgtgtgtgtgtgtgtgtgtgtgtgtgtgtgtgtgtgtgcaaagtaaAGTTTGCTTAGGAGTAAATGGAATGaacacatttttcaaatgtaccATTAACTTGTCATTGTATTTGGTTGGCAGTGTAAACTGTGGCATGTGCCTTGGATTAGGAAATTTCAATGAGGATTAAAACTCTGCAGCACTCCAATGGCAACCTGTGTAAACCGCTGTAAGATTTGAACTACTCCTGTGTACAATTTGGCTGATGATTGGAGTTAACAGGTATGTAAACTTTAATGTATTATCTACTTTATATAAAGTTTACGTTATTTAGTGTCAGTATACAACCAAACAAATGTTAATTTATTATTTGTGAATTGTGCAGGTTGAGGAAACATTTGGAGTCATTTTGGAGAATTTCTAATATGCATTCTGATTCATTTAAGTGTAGAATTTAAATGTCACACAAATTaagataaattaaaataaaggtAATCATGTTTTGTAAATTATGGGTCTTTTGAGTAAAAACATGAAATGGTACCAAAACACAATATCcttcattttaatgaatttcatAAAtcctttttattttgtttccaagtaatttcagtagaactgtgatattacctgaaatacacaatcaaataatatggtttgttaatgtttttttttttttaaatggaccaaactcttcaaatattAACACAGAAACAGCATGCAATGTATTAACAATTTCAGGTTTTGCAGTTGTAACTACTTACTGTTCTGTAATGCTAGAATACTAAGACTAGAATGCTagtttatataatttttgcaCTGAtattataaacataaacataaaaattgTACTCTTTTGGTATGCATCATACATCCAGCTTCGGATATGTCATAATATTTCAAACAAGCAGGAAATGCATACCCTTTTTCTAAATGATGTGACAATGAATCTGATTTTCTCCTAAGCTGAAGGATGTTCCAGTACATCCAGAAGCAAATCCATGACCACTTAGCTGAACGTGGGATGCGTCAGACTCGCCTTGTGACCAAGGATGGTCACTGCAACATTGAGTTTGGGAACATAAGATATCCTAATCATATTGCTTTTCTTATGGACTTTTGGACAACCTTTGTAGAGATTCGCTGGCGTTTCGTCttatgctactttgtttttgCCTTCACTGGTAGCTGGTTTATCTTTGGCCTGTTATGGTATTCGATTGCGAAAAGTAATGGGGACCTGCTGGGACAGAATTCAACAAATGGTCAGGTCAGATGTATAGAAAATGTAAATGGACTAACAACTGCTTTCCTTTACTCTCTTGAGACACAGACAACAATAGGATATGGTGGCCGTGCTTTAACTGGGCACTGTATTGGCACAGTAATACTGATCATTATTCAGTCCCTCATAGGAGCCATTATAAACTGTTTTATGTGTGGGCTCATTTTGGCAAAGATTTCCCTCCCAAAGAAGAGAGCAAAAACAGTGACTTTCAGTGAAACAGCTGTTATCTGCCTGAAGAAAGGTAGTCTCTGTCTGCTTATAAGGGTGGCCAACTTGCGAAAGACTTTACTGATTGGGAGTCATATTTATGCCAAGCTGCTTAGGACCACTATTACATCAGAGGGAGAAACCATCATTTTGGATCAGATCAGTATTGACTTTACTGTGGATGCAGGCAAGGAcaatcttttttttgtgtgcccACTCACACTCTGCCATGTCATTGACAAGAGCAGTCCTTTTTGTGAAATGTCAGCAGACACCCTGCACAAAGAGGAGTTTGAGCTGGTGGTGTTCCTTGATGGCACTGCTGAATCCACCAGCTCCTCATGTCAAGTGCGAACCTCTTTCATTCCATGTGAGATCCAGTGGGGTCACAGTTTCCTGCCAATTGTGTCACGGACTAAAGGGGGGAAGTATCGCGTGGACTTTTCTAACTTTTCCAAGACAGTGCCAGTGGAAACTCCACACTGTGCCTATTGCTTCCAAAATGACAGGCAGCATCACCATAGTCATCAACAGACAAAAGGAGGTATTGACAACACTGGATTTGAGGTGATTGATATTGATGAATCTACACATATTACAAATATGTGATTGACATTTAATTAACGAGAGTAATTTGAAGGATGCGAAAAGAATGTGCCATATTCATGTTAGGAATCATAATTAAATGTAAATGATCATATACCCTACATGTATTATATATTCATATAAATAATAAGCATTGAGAtagttgattttcaaacaaTGTGTAAATCTTGAGAGATTTGAGAGAACTGCAGCTGTTATTCTGATAATGAACAATCCATTGAGTAACTATGTGAGGATTATGTTTTAAGACCcttttaatgaaataataaagggCTAAATGACTTGAGATGGAGCCCCTGGAGATTttaatactataatatactatTTGTTAATATAGTATTTGAGTTTATTGACCACTTTATTGACAATAGTTGAAACTAATCGATCATACTGGTCATGTCATCTGATAAGTCTTGGTTGGTGACTGAGAAGCTCACTTTTTACAGACCAGTGAACTGGCAGTTTGAATGTCACCTGCCATTTGTGAAATGGGAGCCTATAATGAGTCCCTTGTTCCCCgagccctatgttcccagggtCCATGATTTCCAATTTAATTTTATGTTAACACACATTAAACTATGGAATCAAAATTTACTCATAtgttttgtacgtgtgtatcacgttttgaaactgtaaaatagatttgtactgtacttgtaaTTGTCAATATTACAAATATGCACTACAcctacaaatctattctacgGGTACGGATCGGTTTAACAGCTAaaaatcatcctacagttacaaatattttacaattataaatatattttaacgTTACAAATCAATGctctacacacaaaaaaatgtcctacagttacaaatcttttctgcAGGTACACAGACTTTTGTCCCACCTTGGGGATCAAAAGTGTCTCATAtgtattgtatatgtgtgtgtcaggatttgtaactgtaaaactggtttgtgacattacaaaaaaattACACAAACAATTTTCAGTATTAACCATATGTCCTTCACCTACAAATATATTCTACCAGTACAAACCATTCCACAGTTACTATCTTTTAAATACAAATCTATTCTGCAGTTACAAATCTGCTGCGTGTACAAGTCATTTCTAGAAATACAAGTACGTTTGAGACAATTGACCTTTCGCGAAGTCCCGCCccccttagttactgttgctaagtctGACAGCTAAGACCGGAGTTGACTAGAACTTCAATGGTAGCTGTAAGCCTGTCTGTAAAAGTTACAACCTAAGAGGCTCTTTTACAGAGCCATGGACCTGATTTCATTTAGAATCCGTTGAACAACTCCAGTATGgagacacatgtataaaaatTAATATCTAGGTTTGTTGGGTGACAAACTTAGACGGGGGGCGAGTGGGACTCACTGATATTAATAGCtagctgtgctagatagacttgcatgcatATTGCTAGGGCACCAggtcatgtcatgtaaggaacatggtactgcaaataaacggaaacatagtctacattgcagagcgacttcaactttattcatttttggtgaataaatgttacactactgtgcacagccccatgctTTTATGACGAggcgatgctagcacgttagcagcggttagctaactatgctaaccttaGTTGTTTACGAGTCTCCTCTAAGTGACAATCATTTTATACATAATGCTGGCAGTGCTGAGAACAATAAACGATCTtctttatcttacttacattgagttaacTGTTTGGCTTAATCCATAGACTGGTGGAGCACTGTTTCATTGTGGTTTGCTAATGACTAAGTTTAACTCTTTGCTAAAAATAGGGGAGAGCTGGGAGGAgataatttaatctaatttaacataataacAAAAAAGCATAATCAAGATTGAAAGCCATTATTCTGTGTATCAGTGTTTCGTTAATCCCACACATGTCGTTTGGTCGTCCCTTTTCCATTTATATCACTATACAATCCCATAAAACCGGAAAAAAATCACGGCTtccaatgcatttctatggagccatAAAGTGAAGCTGTCGGACTTTATCTACATGTGCGGAGCTActggactgccattggctcatccACGTTCGATGGGCGGGGCTTGCGATAGGTCAATTCTGGGGCTTCCTGGTTGAATAACCAATGGTGATGTTCAGGTTTAgttagccaatcaggaatctAAGTTCACTATCTAATCACAGAGCCAGGAATGTGCACCACATGGGGTGAACAGGTTGCTGTGCTGTTGTGCCTGTTCACATAAACTCCATGCTGGTCTAAAGAGGATATTTTTTGTGGTGCTGTCACGGTGACCAAGGCTTCTCCTTTTAGTCTATTGATCTGTTAACTCTTTTCTCTGGCCTCTTAAGCGTATCACAACCATCCACACCACAATGAAGGTTTTCCGGGCAAAATTATGTCCTTTTTTCTCCCAATAGCTGCCCACCCAGTGTCATGTAATATAGTGTCATTTGGAACTTCGGAAGAAAGTTAGTTATCAGTAAAAGTTGTAGGCTTAACATATTAAAGGATATTAAAGGATGTAAGAAATGtgtttcaattaatcataaaatggccctgatatgtcactagactttaagaaatcatgttaatttcaaatacttatatcactgacaacaatagtccggccaggatattgtcatttaaaaagtgaagttgcagccctcaactgatgttgagttgtcatgttgtgttttggcctgatgcgccaccctccacctatctactaatcacaaagtcagtagtgtttcggcatccgggttgccagctctgccagtcaagggagagggggaggggatacactgctctacagtagttgtagtaccagttttggccacaatcttacatacggttcctttaaaggggaccttggcaactatttcaacataATAAACCCATAAtaaaatcatttggatggttaaatgacctgcgCCGGTGAAAATCGTGACTTTCCCCgttgcgcctagcgtccccaggcggaaaaccaaccttgcaacattgagactaccgtcccggaaagagaagtaagaaacaagaaactcgttttaaatcgtgtttcttaccttgtaacctccacatagttctgccaaacttatgctaatcGTTCACtagtttgtaaacaaatccatgtgctttatcgttaccttttccaacagtttgaaatagcataatgcgcaatttctccagcagagggggaaatcctgccaagtttccctttaaaactTCTCTCCGTCATTACCATCCACAGCACAACAAATGTTTTCCAGGGCTAAAGTATGTTCTTTTGTCTCCCAATAGTTACTTGCTACATATGTCCGTTGGACATTAGCAGCTATTATAAGCATATAAGCATATTAAACATTGATATTTTTTATAGTTATCCTTATAGTTATCATTCTTGGTTTGAACGGCCCTTAAGCCATTTAATTTAACGTAATTTACAGAGAGATCCTACAAGACCGAAAGCAaatacccagatagcaaactgACACTGCAGCGAATCCGTACATAAATTCAGCAACAccatagtagcctacaagttATCTATCAGTTACAAACAGTAACATAATATGTTGGGGAACATCAATGTATAAATCCTTTATGCAATTGCTAAACAATAGTGGACACTTGTCACTACCTCAATGCTCAATGAAAGAGGTCATCACAGACTATAAATACATTGAATAGATATTAGAGGTGAAACTATAGTGTCaaactttttattattattatgtaatgAATAGAACATGTAACCTTCATACCAGACCATGTTTTTTCTTAGTTGGAAATAACAGTAGCCTGATATTTTTGGATAGGGATGCTGACAGTTAAGATTCCTCCTTGAGCTTTTCCTGTTTGCTGTGAATCACTGTACTGCATGCTTTACGTTGTAATCAGAAGTGGTGTCACAGGATATGACTTTATCACAGCATCTGTAATCATACATAACATAATAAATTAAGAACAAATTTTGGAAACATATAAATAACAGTTAACTTTAAAACTGTCTGCTACATGAATGTAAAGCTACCGCCAGCAGGTTCTTATCTTAACATAAAGACCAGAAGCAGGTAAAGACTGGTAGGCTGGCTCTGTCTAATGATAACAAAATCCACTTCACTGCACTTGTAAGGCTACACCTGGTCTGCAAGTAATGCACTACGTTTGTGGagtgtaaaaatagttttagaggGCTAGTCTAATATTGTATACAATATGAAATATGTCAGGAGTTTGATGTTGATGCTAGTTAGCCTATAAGGGGGTCACGATTTCGATTTTAAGTCGAAAACGATTGAAATTACATCTCCATCTCGAACTTTGAAGGTAGAATCAATGAtgtagccacacccccaatgtcacttCCAGCATGTCACGTCCAagacgcaaaaacacacacacgtgttgaaCTGCGGTGTCAAAACTCCTCTAActttaggctgcagccagtaAAAAAACACATGAACCGACCAAAATcgaagcccctcttgctactctgaaatcactggtgtggaagtattttgttgttcattcacgtcaattaagACTAACTTACTCAAGTAAGgcataaaatgcacattgataagtgcatattccatgaacactaaccttgcgtctcttcggagtgtgctgaaacaatgaAATGatcattttgtgttgtttcatttcactttgTTCACGTCTGTGTTcaatgtttgttctgtttacaaCTTCACGGTTGGAAcggtttaaaaataaaaagcgatttcaaaataaaagaccCGAAACAGAATAGGAAAAGACCAAACAAATGTAACCAATATAAGGAATgcatggtaacactttacgatAAGGGTACaagaattatcatgaattcatgcatgaattaattcatgttatatgtattacttcattccttaatatctcataaatcatcaggaattgacatttGATATtcatttgtgacctcatacatgaataGCACATCacctaaagcattaggtatggTGGGAACATCATTATGagttatgatttattaagcaagatcatgattatttcttttatctgccaaaaatgtggtcatcactgctcaaattctgatttgaacacaactttgCAGCTCTCTAAACACATTCAtcactttagttgaggggccacagacatgatgaactcatgagcaaTTAACCTTAAGTTCATGTAATcttgatgatcatgcttaagaaatcataatgATATACCCATCATACCttatgctttagttgatgtgttgttcatgcatgaggtcatgaatgagagactatgaaTTCATGTCAATTTCTGATGATtcataaaatataaagaaatgaagcaatgcataaatcattaattaattcatgcatgaattcatgataattcatgtaaccttaccgtaaagtgttaccgaatgcATTAACACTTGAATGCagcgctgttttcggaagcaaTCTAGATCATTGTTGAGCATTATGGTTGActtgtttgaaaggtgagactttaagctctcagtgggtacaaaccGTTTAGTTATACATGCCTCTGTACCTGAAAACCTATATCTGTAAACAgaggctagttttcatcaaaatccctgtttttttcttgaaatggagatttagcgtattttaaaaaatatgcgCTGTTTGAGCCTGTCACTCTTCTGACACTTACATTTCTGGGTCAAAGGACTTGTGTAAGATAAATACAGTTTTTCTGTTCACAAAACCACCTTTCTACTGCTGTCGGGCTCCAtaattcctcctc
Encoded proteins:
- the LOC125291082 gene encoding ATP-sensitive inward rectifier potassium channel 1-like, whose amino-acid sequence is MFQYIQKQIHDHLAERGMRQTRLVTKDGHCNIEFGNIRYPNHIAFLMDFWTTFVEIRWRFVLCYFVFAFTGSWFIFGLLWYSIAKSNGDLLGQNSTNGQVRCIENVNGLTTAFLYSLETQTTIGYGGRALTGHCIGTVILIIIQSLIGAIINCFMCGLILAKISLPKKRAKTVTFSETAVICLKKGSLCLLIRVANLRKTLLIGSHIYAKLLRTTITSEGETIILDQISIDFTVDAGKDNLFFVCPLTLCHVIDKSSPFCEMSADTLHKEEFELVVFLDGTAESTSSSCQVRTSFIPCEIQWGHSFLPIVSRTKGGKYRVDFSNFSKTVPVETPHCAYCFQNDRQHHHSHQQTKGGIDNTGFEVIDIDESTHITNM